One Salmo salar chromosome ssa01, Ssal_v3.1, whole genome shotgun sequence DNA window includes the following coding sequences:
- the LOC123741669 gene encoding uncharacterized protein yields MFFRLPRLTPGYLRYLQTQARASETQRAGDLPRLAMLLGALGIGVCGYSSRQLALHHRPSARVLTWMDVGSTPVKGRAPSFMDLSQSHSICQDIPAPAFAGQKMP; encoded by the exons ATGTTTTTCAGACTCCCAAGACTAACTCCTGGATACCTACGGTATCTACAG ACCCAGGCTAGGGCGAGTGAGACCCAGCGAGCTGGGGACCTGCCCCGTCTGGCCATGCTCCTGGGGGCCTTGGGGATCGGGGTGTGTGGCTACAGCTCCAGGCAGCTGGCACTGCACCACCGGCCCTCTGCCCGCGTGCTGACCTGGATGGACGTTGGGAGCACCCCGGTGAAGGGGAGAGCCCCTTCCTTCATGGACCTGTCTCAAAGCCACAGCATCTGTCAGGACATCCCAGCTCCAGCATTCGCTGGGCAGAAAATGCCTTAA